In Canis aureus isolate CA01 chromosome 12, VMU_Caureus_v.1.0, whole genome shotgun sequence, a genomic segment contains:
- the STARD7 gene encoding stAR-related lipid transfer protein 7, mitochondrial isoform X2: MAALAGVFVWDEERIQEEELQRSIDEMKRLEEMSHMFQRSGVERHPPEPKSQTEGTEDSGGKEQPWEMVMDKKHFKLWRRPITGTHLYQYRVFGTYTDVTPRQFFNVQYPMYSRDYVYVRRYSVDQENNVMVLVSRAVEHPSVPESPEFVRVRSYESQMVIRPHKSFDENGFDYLLTYSDNPQTVFPRYCVSWMVSSGMPDFLEKLHMATLKAKNMEIKVKDYISSKPLETSSEAKATTPSSERKNEDERRHDIQQEIIEDPLYLMTFKKFMKQLGSGHKSMELNSSAPGDQRSVRSVWGGQARPG, translated from the exons ATCTATTGATGAGATGAAACGGTTGGAGGAAATGTCACATATGTTTCAGCGCTCTGGAGTTGAACGCCACCCTCCAGAACCAAAATCCCAGACAGAAGGGACTGAAGATTCAGGGGGCAAAGAACAGCCATGGGAAATGGTGATGGATAAGAAACACTTCAAGCTCTGGCGGCGTCCTATTACAGGCACCCACCTTTACCAGTACAGAG TTTTTGGAACCTACACAGATGTGACACCCCGGCAGTTCTTCAATGTTCAG TATCCAATGTACTCCCGGGATTATGTTTATGTTCGACGGTATAGCGTGGATCAGGAAAACAACGTGATGGTGTTGGTGTCACG TGCTGTGGAGCACCCTAGTGTTCCAGAGTCTCCAGAATTTGTAAGGGTCAGATCATATGAATCCCAGATGGTTATCCGTCCCCACAAGTCATTTGATGAG aatggctTTGACTACTTGTTGACATACAGTGACAATCCCCAGACTGTGTTTCCTCGCTACTGTGTTAGTTGGATGGTTTCCAGTG GCATGCCAGATTTCCTGGAGAAACTGCACATGGCCACTTTGAAAGCCAAGAACATGGAGATCAAAGTAAAGGACTACATCTCGTCCAAGCCTCTGGAAACGAGTAGTGAAGCCAAGGCTACCACCCCGTCTTCTGAGCGGAAAAATGAGG ATGAAAGAAGGCATGATATTCAGCAAGAAATCATTGAAGACCCACTATATCTGATGACTTTCAAAAAATTTATGAAGCAGCTGGGGAGTGGACACAAGTCCATGGAATTAAATAGTTCGGCCCCGGGGGACCAAAGGAGTGTCCGTTCTGTGtggggaggccaggccaggccagggtga
- the STARD7 gene encoding stAR-related lipid transfer protein 7, mitochondrial isoform X1 translates to MAALAGVFVWDEERIQEEELQRSIDEMKRLEEMSHMFQRSGVERHPPEPKSQTEGTEDSGGKEQPWEMVMDKKHFKLWRRPITGTHLYQYRVFGTYTDVTPRQFFNVQLDTEYRKKWDALVIKLEVIERDVVSGSEVLHWVTHFPYPMYSRDYVYVRRYSVDQENNVMVLVSRAVEHPSVPESPEFVRVRSYESQMVIRPHKSFDENGFDYLLTYSDNPQTVFPRYCVSWMVSSGMPDFLEKLHMATLKAKNMEIKVKDYISSKPLETSSEAKATTPSSERKNEDERRHDIQQEIIEDPLYLMTFKKFMKQLGSGHKSMELNSSAPGDQRSVRSVWGGQARPG, encoded by the exons ATCTATTGATGAGATGAAACGGTTGGAGGAAATGTCACATATGTTTCAGCGCTCTGGAGTTGAACGCCACCCTCCAGAACCAAAATCCCAGACAGAAGGGACTGAAGATTCAGGGGGCAAAGAACAGCCATGGGAAATGGTGATGGATAAGAAACACTTCAAGCTCTGGCGGCGTCCTATTACAGGCACCCACCTTTACCAGTACAGAG TTTTTGGAACCTACACAGATGTGACACCCCGGCAGTTCTTCAATGTTCAG ctGGATACGGAGTATAGAAAAAAGTGGGATGCCCTGGTAATCAAGCTGGAAGTAATTGAGAGGGATGTGGTTAGTGGTTCTGAGGTTCTTCACTGGGTAACCCATTTTCCT TATCCAATGTACTCCCGGGATTATGTTTATGTTCGACGGTATAGCGTGGATCAGGAAAACAACGTGATGGTGTTGGTGTCACG TGCTGTGGAGCACCCTAGTGTTCCAGAGTCTCCAGAATTTGTAAGGGTCAGATCATATGAATCCCAGATGGTTATCCGTCCCCACAAGTCATTTGATGAG aatggctTTGACTACTTGTTGACATACAGTGACAATCCCCAGACTGTGTTTCCTCGCTACTGTGTTAGTTGGATGGTTTCCAGTG GCATGCCAGATTTCCTGGAGAAACTGCACATGGCCACTTTGAAAGCCAAGAACATGGAGATCAAAGTAAAGGACTACATCTCGTCCAAGCCTCTGGAAACGAGTAGTGAAGCCAAGGCTACCACCCCGTCTTCTGAGCGGAAAAATGAGG ATGAAAGAAGGCATGATATTCAGCAAGAAATCATTGAAGACCCACTATATCTGATGACTTTCAAAAAATTTATGAAGCAGCTGGGGAGTGGACACAAGTCCATGGAATTAAATAGTTCGGCCCCGGGGGACCAAAGGAGTGTCCGTTCTGTGtggggaggccaggccaggccagggtga